In the genome of Palaemon carinicauda isolate YSFRI2023 chromosome 13, ASM3689809v2, whole genome shotgun sequence, one region contains:
- the LOC137651751 gene encoding uncharacterized protein, with translation MKPNVQEKELKIIGNKSWNDLLPYIPDVSHVEQMTVIIKFVQFDEDNAVIALRELFLGYVPLQETTGAFMAENILLYVFFSASTHRWDVLKRHVQSLTAKPLSETQWESRVDSLKPIRYQIVDIHDVLTEMTTDSTLLGSSGNSTRAEAKSLANDSVHIRKKKRQFNYEGEDTPVQNAKVNFKVNFYFAVLDVAINSVLERFQQLQQMKSVFGCFLYDLKSLNGITNTQFMEHCTKLETMLRDGESKDIDATDLCHELQAVARRLQLDTVTPLDVLKFICEQGLVHSVPNTFVALRILLTLSVTVASDDNKAAFYTQLDRTIQVVPANDKLVVLGDFNALVGKDHRLWDGIIGHHGIGNCNANCQLLLGLCAEHQLVVTNTIFQLPK, from the exons ATGAAACCCAATGTGCAAGAGAAAGAGTTGAAAATTATTGGCAACAAATCTTGGAATGACTTATTGCCTTA CATACCTGATGTGAGTCATGTGGAGCAAATGACAGTCATAATCAAGTTTGTTCAATTTGATGAAGATAATGCTGTGATAGCTCTGAGAGAACTTTTCTTAGGTTATGTGCCACTACAAGAAACCACTGGTGCATTCATGGCTGAAAATATTCTG CTCTATGTATTCTTCTCAGCCTCAACTCATCGTTGGGATGTACTGAAACGTCATGTACAAAGCTTAACAGCAAAACCTCTGAGTGAAACACAATGGGAGAGTCGGGTAGATTCACTAAAACCCATCCGTTACCAAATTGTTGACATACATGATGTTCTTACTGAAATGACAACAGATTCTACTCTCCTTGGATCATCTGGAAATTCCACACGTGCAGAAGCTAAATCTCTTGCAAATG ATTCCGTTCATATTAGGAAAAAGAAAAGGCAATTTAACTATGAAGGAGAAGACACACCAGTGCAGAATGCAAAAGTGAACTTTAAAGTTAACTTCTATTTTGCTGTACTCGATGTTGCCATCAATTCTGTACTGGAACGTTTTCAGCAACTGCAGCAGATGAAGTCTGTTTTTGGTTGTTTCCTGTATGATCTGAAATCACTTAATGGAATAACAAACACACAATTTATGGAACATTGCACCAAGCTGGAAACAATGCTACGAGATGGAGAAAGCAAGGACATAGACGCCACTGACTTGTGTCATGAACTTCAGGCAGTTGCACGCCGCCTTCAGCTTGACACTGTCACTCCCTTGGATGTTTTAAAGTTCATTTGTGAACAAGGGCTGGTTCACAGTGTACCCAACACATTTGTTGCCTTGCGCATTCTGCTAACTTTGTCTGTTACTGTGGCGAGCG atgataacaaagctgccttctacacccagctcgaccgcaccatccaggtaGTGcctgccaatgacaagctcgttgtgcttggcgactttaatgccctagtaggcaaagaccatcgcctgtgggatgGAATCATCGGccaccatggcattggaaattgcaatgccaattgccaactcctactgggtctgtgtgcagaacaccaacttgtggtaaccaacaccatcttccaatTACCAAAatga